The genomic DNA GAATAAAGCCCTTACTCTTAGATGTTTTTTCATTATGTAGCAGTACAATCAGCAaagggcattattgggcgtttttctaaaatgggtgtagtgggaaTATAGACATTATATTAAAAAGGGGtgttaaacaattaaataaaaaaaacatccaAAAAATGGTATTGGGCAAGCATAGGAAAGAATGCATGTGATTGGCCAAACAATTAGATCTTTGGCGTGGTTTAAAAAACGCTAGAAAACGCCCGTGGGGTGAGGGTGGGACATGATTGGGCGTGTTTGGGGGGAAAAATTGGGCAAAAACGACCCAGTACGCATGGACTTATGATAAGATAACTTTAGATTAAAGGGTTTCTTTAAAGAATTAGGTAAAATGATCAATTCACCCTCCACTTAACGGTTAAAATCAATTGAATTAGCGTCAAAATACAAACCGTTTAAGatttattaaatacaaaaatcGTCAATTTTAAACGCAAAGGATACCACCTGAAATTTGATATAAAGAAAAAGGACAAAACTTATAATTTTCTCTAATTTAAACAACATTTGCACCCTTTTATTTtagtatataataaaataaaaattaaagtaGTGTGATtacagaaaaataaaaaacaaaaatgaaaaaatacaatcaaaatgaTTAGCTGGAAACCACCACCGTAGATCTCTGATTTCTATACCGCTGCAAAAACAAAAACCCTACCACCGCCAACAACGCCACGCCGGCGGTACCACAAACTAAACTCGACACCATTAACACCTTCCGCGCGTGATCATCACCGCCGCCGGTACTCCACGACGGATCGCTGAAGTTTCTCGCCTCCGGCAGTGGCTGTGTGGTTGACGACGCTCCGCTGCCGAAGAATGATGACATCTGTGGTGACGCTGCTTGCGCCGTTTCCGGCGAATCGGCGCCGTTAGTTAGTCCGTGATCCGACGGCCGGAGTTCCTTGCCGTCTGATTGTTTGATGATTGAAATTGAAATTCCGATTAGTGGTAGGTAGAGTGCCATTAGTATGCACCGGTGCCACCGGTTCTTCATCTCGAAAGTTTCTGTTTTGGTTTCGTTGCTTTTTCGCCTCTTTATTGccgggtttgtttttttttttttcttttttgttttctttttgtaTAGAACTAATAGAAGGGTTGTTTTGTAAAAAGTTTGATGAAATGATAAAGGGGCAACTTTAAATAGCTTCTTTAAGAAGGTGTTTTTGTGTACCTTCTTTTTTGAAACAATGTGTGAATActataaaaaatcaaaatatttatttaatgaaATAGGTGACTCAATTTAGCTTTAAACATTTGTAATTTGTTATGTTTAAGTTTCTTGGTTTATTTTCGTCGAGTAGTGACAGTGGCGAACCTTGAGATTTTCGACCGTGTTGGGCGAAAGTCACCGGACTTAAAAATTTGTATAAAACGGGGGTTCGAAAACGTacatacccaaaaatttctatacgaaaactatataCTCTCCACTACAAAAGTTCGGGAGGTTGGCCGtcccctcccgccccttaaaagcttcgccaTAGTGACATTTCAAATGTTTAAAAACTTTGACGTagataattttttattattatgtaATGAGATATGGATTTGTATTTAGAATGCTTAAAACTGAAAAAATGTTGTCCCATGTTAACAAAAGAGTCTAAATGAACGTCAATATAAAGTTATCGATATGGCGCTTAcatgtattttaaacatgttaaagTTTAAGATATGATATATTTAAAAATGAGTTGACGTTTTACGTTTAAGTTTAAACTATGCCAATGGTAAAATGAGTTGACATGTACGTTTAAATTTAAACTATGCTAATGGTAAAGTTTTGAGAGTAAAATCAAGATTTCTTCAATAAAAACttgtttttggaaaaaaaattacCTTTAGATGCCAAACATACTCAAGTCCATTGGTAATATGTCCATATACAATCATCAAATTTTGTACCAGGTCATAATGTAAATATTttttaattgtgaaactacttATCAGGAAGAGGAGCTACTCCACATTGTCCTTTGGATCATTGTTCTTGTATAATTGTGCTTGCTACATAATTTATGGAAACTAAATTAAAATGAGCCCTAGATCTAGGATGTAGAAGTAGGGGACCATGTAGTAACTAGCAAGTTAATTATATTAAACACCGAAAAGTTTCTCGCTTAGCAGAATTAAGGAGTGTAGTAAGtgtatttttcttttcaaatGATTAATGATTGATGGTTTTAGTCCCATGATAATCACTTATGTTGATAAAGGTGTGCTAGAATTTTTTGGTAACCTTAtgtttttaacctttttttatattctttatgataaaagaaaggaatattggattttaataatcttaacTATTCGTCATTGGCTGCCAACAGTCTTAgcttaaaaaataaccactgaCAGTCCTAGCTATTAACATGTTGGCCTCCAATGTAGCCTAACTGACAGAACACTAACGCCATTAGTCTCCGGTCACCGGAAAAATGTTTTTGaccggaaaactcaacttttttaATCCCAAACCTCttttgtaaccttattacggacCTTTGGCAACCTTTTCATAGTAAAAACACCAATTAATGAGGTCACcggaaaacttttttttttgctggaaaactcaactttttatTAGGAAAACTCACCATGTTcatcccaaacctctttgtaaccttagattggacctttaggaacctttttctagCCGAAATCGTTTTTCCGACGAGTAGAGACTAacgacgttagggttctgttagtcagggtccattgtaGGCAAATATGTTAATCTAAAAGAAAACACCACATGTTTTTTAGGATTTGATCCCGTTAACCAAacatatattttaaaaacaaatttggatcacttgtaacaccccgaaaacgggtttggtaatcaaactccgttaatactaaaagacgggtaaagtaccgttagtagcTAAAATAACTaggtaaatatttggatttaaataagaaatcctaatattaaatacaagtgAATCAAAGTTTTAAGGGATTGAATTTAaaagagcccgagttaacgggacttaaaataaaacgggttataactctCGGGACCCACCGTAACTAGGAATGTTAACCTGGTTAGTTAGTGTCTTGATATAATAGAACAAATATGGTTAAAGTACCctttaaataacttggtaaagtATAGGGACCAAAGGTGACAAACTTGAAACAAGTTTGTATTAAATAAAACAttcaaacaccaaaacacacactttaAGCGTGTGTTCTGGTCGTAATTTACAAAGGAgccaggtgtcacaccccaaccaatggcggaaacatcgggataagacgaagtgtgaagattgctcgagacatcataacgctaataattgtgacaagtattttaaataattgtttcatttcatttctaaagaatcaagtacaaggttttgaaacaaagtacaacaacatgaataataaaatgatacaatacaaatacaattctttctaagtgtgtatctaagcatcctactagattccatgcatcgtcaacatccacatgtaacatgttaaaataaagttcaatgcaaaagcaaaggcgagtatacaagtttgatacgtacatagcaaaagataagtttgaacaattcctcatagcaagcatgtgattcaagatgaacatttaaatatggtatgtgtctaacatatcaaaccaaggaaacgcaatatgctcatgacataaccgaagataaagaggcgggtcgttaatcctatagcgctacatatgtcacggttaggctcgtacgaagttaatgataagttcaacacataagaatcacccaagtttaaagtatcaagccatcacgtatacaagcatgttataggaatgttcatgtgtttaagcaaaatgttcatgtgtaagtttttgataagtaaacatgttacaccccaaaagtggtaaaagtaaaaagggggaaatgcgagtatactcacaaagtttgcatatgctttccaattatccaattattgacgagttgatgaggttagaagattgaacgtgtagggttaaagttcaagtatgcttatagtcgagattcggtatttaaaacaacataaaagtaagatatgagaatagcatgtgaaaataatcatcttcaacacttaacacttgtatgacacttggtaaccacaagggttatgataatgttttcatgagttgaacacccataagaatcacaacaaggtttaggtcttaggtgatgttctactactttaacatataaacataagttcaacatcaaaggttcgaatgagtgtatatatatatctaggttaagtactacatattatttagtctaataattcaagtaggaggtagaagattaggatcttcatttaggcacctcgtgttatcatagatatcatgtatggggtaggaagaacatgcttccatttaggaaccccttgaatgttcaccacttcacttgatgaaaaaacaaccaaggagggtcacgaactaggtttagcacaataacataaacaacctaactatagagaaatcatcaaatcatgtgaggattgtatgtaggacaacccaagttgttccataatcactcattcatcaagatctaagcttgacatgatttgtgggttaaataccctaacaaaacagaaagtatttgaggttttaacctctgatttatagtgtctcaaccttgtttttaagcttaaccaaccataagtgaggttgtaagcattaggacataggtgtgagatgtgttagacacaagttggatgagttTAACAAAGTTTAGATAAAAACAGAAACCAACAACCCACTTTGGAGCCTATTTGGGGACATTCCAgagacttatttactgtgaaaaaacccatggaaacgtagataaggtcaatacaaagtagtaggaaaaagaatcgagtgaatcggataagaattgagtgagttatgctcattttcgtgaaggggtgtcaatctgctcgaacccttgctttcagctatggtttggaggatgttttgagagtttttagtgttgcaaaagtggtagggaggctggttataagtggtatttatagggggaaggattagggtttcaatgggttgggctttggaagtatttagaaggggttacaccttgaaactagcccacaaaacccaactatatggggctgaattttgctgaattggggctgccatatttctttatttttttattttttttaaaacattataatgagtaattttgttaattaagttgtgtaataatatgcaacaatgtttcccctaacttgtaacaaggtgaaatatgaaataaaacatgatttaactaggtaaaaagtgtaatgtacaagtatgtaacatgtttgtaagtgacaagtatatgtcacatattagatgattaaccgttgtataaataagcatattattaggggtttttaggtatcaaaaatttaaggacaagcatggacatgcatcgtgaataagtatcgtataagtatgaattacgaataaggattcgatgtacaatgaattcgaacgtatgaacatgtatgaatatgtagatggtgaatttaaagaaatacgaattttatttatgatccaagtctcggattttacaacgaaaagacgactacaataatacaagatttccaaaaatagcattacaa from Helianthus annuus cultivar XRQ/B chromosome 7, HanXRQr2.0-SUNRISE, whole genome shotgun sequence includes the following:
- the LOC110866932 gene encoding uncharacterized protein LOC110866932, which encodes MALYLPLIGISISIIKQSDGKELRPSDHGLTNGADSPETAQAASPQMSSFFGSGASSTTQPLPEARNFSDPSWSTGGGDDHARKVLMVSSLVCGTAGVALLAVVGFLFLQRYRNQRSTVVVSS